The following proteins are co-located in the Desulfofalx alkaliphila DSM 12257 genome:
- a CDS encoding PD-(D/E)XK nuclease family protein: MNNEEMLKFIEEAFEENYELLRLEGGHSLSPHVKKVALEQVKQYWKKLRKLAENVSDTEVRLTLPQQKTPKGKFYTIQGVVDVVKEGDRTVMYDIKTHDVNFVRCNKKDYEGQLNIYAHIWQSVRGQHLDGASIIAIGETDELSKAKQRATQANNPQILEDAISEWNPEVPIQLEAEQVKAHLEAFGEVVDMIEGFQFNPPPVEKLNSKVRDNKTFAVHVCRNCDVRFSCESYKEYAFSSSQGKNNFLTFYDDYGTEYARMEIMEANLEEEV, from the coding sequence GTGAATAATGAAGAAATGTTAAAATTTATTGAGGAAGCCTTTGAAGAGAATTATGAACTATTGAGATTAGAAGGGGGGCACTCATTGTCCCCTCATGTCAAAAAGGTGGCTTTAGAGCAAGTGAAACAATATTGGAAAAAACTTAGAAAGCTTGCTGAGAATGTTTCCGATACAGAAGTTCGACTCACTCTTCCACAGCAAAAAACGCCAAAGGGAAAATTTTATACGATTCAAGGTGTAGTGGATGTTGTAAAAGAGGGTGACAGGACTGTCATGTATGATATTAAAACCCATGATGTTAATTTTGTAAGATGCAATAAAAAAGATTACGAAGGACAGCTAAATATATATGCCCATATTTGGCAGTCTGTACGGGGACAACATTTGGACGGCGCATCCATAATTGCCATTGGGGAAACGGATGAATTAAGTAAGGCAAAACAACGGGCAACTCAAGCAAACAATCCACAAATTTTAGAAGATGCTATTTCCGAATGGAATCCTGAAGTTCCTATTCAATTAGAAGCTGAGCAAGTAAAAGCCCATTTAGAAGCATTTGGTGAGGTGGTTGATATGATTGAAGGGTTTCAATTCAACCCGCCACCAGTTGAGAAATTGAATTCTAAAGTCCGAGATAACAAAACCTTTGCGGTACATGTTTGCCGAAACTGTGATGTCCGTTTTTCATGCGAATCATATAAAGAATATGCTTTTTCATCCAGCCAAGGTAAAAACAATTTTTTAACCTTCTATGATGACTATGGAACGGAGTATGCAAGGATGGAAATAATGGAAGCAAATTTAGAAGAAGAGGTGTAA